Proteins from a single region of Candidatus Methylomirabilota bacterium:
- a CDS encoding type II toxin-antitoxin system Phd/YefM family antitoxin, producing MVKVPDIIPITDLRQDAAAALKRARESRQPVVITQRGRAAAVLVSVETYERAEHERQLLRLLARGEREIAAGEGYDLDSVLAEADELLAKD from the coding sequence ATGGTCAAGGTGCCCGACATCATCCCCATCACCGATTTGCGGCAAGACGCGGCGGCGGCGCTGAAACGGGCCCGAGAGTCGCGCCAGCCGGTTGTCATCACGCAGCGAGGACGGGCGGCGGCGGTTCTGGTCAGCGTCGAGACCTACGAGCGCGCGGAGCACGAACGGCAGCTCCTGCGCCTGCTCGCCCGAGGCGAGCGGGAAATCGCGGCGGGTGAGGGCTACGACCTTGACAGCGTATTGGCGGAGGCCGATGAGTTGCTCGCCAAGGACTGA
- a CDS encoding type II toxin-antitoxin system RelE/ParE family toxin, which translates to MEVRFTPSGRAQFLAAVAYIRSADPGAARGFRRQAERLLRRLERFPRSGRIIPEFPDLPYREVIVRPYRFFYRAEGKTVWIVAVWHGAQRPARPRGSRGLPREPGRREHLTPERSGTPAAAARSPSAPRRVPSLIRRAEAESITLGSPGQTILPESRPSFRTATEA; encoded by the coding sequence GTGGAGGTCCGGTTCACGCCCTCCGGCCGCGCGCAATTTCTCGCCGCGGTGGCCTACATCCGGAGCGCCGACCCGGGAGCGGCCCGGGGGTTCCGGCGGCAGGCGGAACGACTCCTGCGGCGACTCGAACGCTTTCCGCGGTCGGGCAGGATCATTCCGGAGTTTCCGGATCTTCCGTACCGCGAGGTCATCGTTCGGCCGTATCGGTTCTTCTATCGAGCCGAGGGAAAGACGGTGTGGATCGTCGCCGTGTGGCACGGTGCCCAGCGCCCGGCACGACCTCGGGGGTCGCGCGGGCTTCCCCGGGAGCCAGGCCGCCGGGAGCATCTGACACCCGAGAGATCCGGGACGCCGGCCGCCGCCGCGCGCAGCCCGAGCGCCCCCCGCCGCGTGCCCTCCCTCATTCGGCGGGCGGAGGCCGAGTCGATCACGCTGGGGAGCCCCGGGCAGACCATCCTGCCGGAGTCGCGGCCGAGCTTCAGGACGGCGACCGAGGCGTAG
- a CDS encoding RidA family protein — MRVEKKLEALGLVLPAPFKAPPGRSVAGRWVRVRGDRAYIAGHCPQNPDGSIAEPLGKVGADLTLEEAYRAARLTALSILGSLKRELSDLDRVSAWLRVHGMVNTVPGFSLIAPVMNGFSDLVLELHGPDAGHHARSAVGAVSLVWNVPIVIEAEVEIRGAVAGEA; from the coding sequence ATGCGGGTCGAGAAGAAGCTAGAGGCGCTCGGACTGGTGCTGCCGGCACCGTTCAAGGCGCCTCCCGGCCGAAGCGTCGCGGGGCGATGGGTCCGGGTGCGCGGCGACCGCGCGTACATCGCCGGCCACTGCCCGCAGAACCCAGATGGCTCGATCGCCGAGCCGCTGGGCAAAGTCGGCGCCGACCTCACCCTCGAGGAAGCCTATCGGGCGGCCCGCCTGACTGCGCTCTCTATTCTCGGCAGCCTGAAGCGCGAACTGAGCGACTTGGACCGGGTCAGCGCGTGGCTGCGGGTCCACGGCATGGTGAATACGGTCCCCGGCTTCAGCCTGATAGCGCCGGTCATGAATGGGTTCTCGGACTTGGTCCTCGAGCTCCACGGCCCGGACGCAGGACACCATGCCCGCTCGGCGGTCGGGGCGGTGTCGCTCGTGTGGAACGTTCCGATCGTGATCGAAGCCGAGGTGGAGATTCGTGGAGCCGTAGCTGGCGAAGCGTGA